CGCTCGAGCGCCGCATCGACGATTCCTTCGCCGCCGCCGTCGAACTCATCTTTGCCAGCGACGGTCGCGTCGTTGTGACGGGAGTGGGCAAGAGCGGACTCATCGCGCGGAAAATCGTCGCGACGTTCAATTCCACCGGCACGCCCGCCATCTTCCTGCACCCCGCCGACGCGATTCACGGCGACCTCGGCATGGTGCGCAGCGAGGATGTTGTGATCATCCTCTCGAAAAGCGGCAACACCGAGGAGATCAAGAACATCTATCCCCTCTTCAAACAGATCGGTGTGCGTATCATCGCGATCGTCGGCGCGACGGATTCCTTCCTCGGAAGCACCGCCGACGTGGTGCTCGACGGCAGCGTCGAGGAGGAGGCCTGTCCGCACGATCTGGCACCGACGGCGTCAACCACTGTCGCGCTCGCATTGGGAGACGCGCTCGCCATCGCCCTCCTCGAGAAGCGCGAATTCACGCCCGAGGATTTTGCGTTCTACCACCCGGGCGGGAATCTCGGCAAACGTCTGCTCCTGCGCCTCGCGGAGATCATGCTGAAGGGCGACGCCGTGCCCGTCGTGCACGAGAACGTTCCGCTCGGCACCGCGATCATCGAGATGACCAGCAAACGGCTCGGCGCCACCTGCGTGGTGGACGACGACGGCGTGCTGCTCGGCATCATCACCGACGGCGATCTGCGACGGCTGCTCGAGAAACAGTCCGACGTACACAATGTGGTGGCGCGCGACGCCATGACCCGCAATCCGAAGACGATCATGTCGCAAGCGCTCGCAAGCTCGGCCCTCGAAATCATGGAGCAGTACAAGATCACGCAGCTCATCGTGCTCGACACGCGCCGCCAGCCGGTGGGCATCGTGCATTTGCACGACCTGATTCAGCTCGGCCTGAAAGGGTAGCGGCATGCCACGAAAACCCTTCCTGAGCGCCCTCGAATCACGCGTCGTGTTATTCGACGGCGGCATGGGCACCGAGCTGTACAACCGCGGCGTGTTCATCAACAAGTGTTTCGAGGAACTGAACCTCACGAATCCGGGCCTCGTGGCGCAGGTACATGCCGAATACCGCGACGCCGGCGCCGACGTGATCGAGTCCAACACCTACGGTGCCTCGCGCCACAAACTCGAGGCCCACGGGCTGCTCGACCGTCTGTACGACATCAACCTTGCAGGCGCGCGCCTCGCCCGCGAAGCCGCGGGTGACGAAGGATATGCAGCCGGTTCGATAGGACCTCTCGGTCTGCAAATCGAACCTCTCGGACCGCTATCGCGCGAAGAGGCGCGAGAGATGTTCAAGGAACAGGTCCGCCCTCTCCTCGAAGGCGGCGTTGATCTCTTTATCCTCGAGACGTTTATCGTGCACGAGGAATTGCAGCAGGCCGTGCGTGCCGTGCGCGAACTCTGCGACCTCCCCATCATCGCGCAGATGACGATCAACGACGACGCGAACGCGCTGACAGGCGCCGAGGCCGAGGTGATGGTCGGAGAACTCGAAGCCGTCGGCGCCGATGTGATTGGCGTGAATTGCACCGTCGGACCGAACGTCATGCTCTCGTGGCTCGAGCGCGTGCGCGGGCTCACCGAACTCCCCATCTCCGTCATGCCCAACGCGGGGAAACCGCGCAACATCGACGGACGCAACATGTATCTCACGTCGCCCGAGTACCTCGGCGAATTCGCGAAGCGCTACATACAGGCTGGCGCCAATGTGATCGGCGGCTGCTGCGGGACGCGTCCCGAGCACATCCGGCGCATGCGCGACGCCGTCGCGGTGTACTCGCCCATGGCCCGCACGACGCGCACCGAACTTCGCGGCTTCGAAAAACCCAGGGACGTCGAAGTCACGCCCCTCGAGGAGAAGTCGCGCCTGGCGCGTCGCCTCAACGACAAACATTTTGTCACCTTCGTCGAATTGCTCGCGCCGCGCGGCGTGTCCGCCGAGAAGGAAATCGAGAGCGCGCGCAAGATGTATTTCTACGGTGTCGATGTGATCAATATCCCCGACGGACCGCGGGCCAGCGCGCGTATGTCGGCGCTTTCGCTCGCCGTGCAAATACAGCGCGAGGTCGGCATAGAAACCGTCCTGCACTATGCCTGTCGCGACAGGAATGTGATCGGCATTCAGTCCGACCTCCTCGGCGCACACGCACTCGGACTCCGCAACATTCTCGCGGTGACGGGGGATCCGCCCAAGCTCGGTAATTATCCCGACGCCACCGCCGTGTTTGATGTCGATTCGATCGGCCTGGTCAACATCCTTGCGCGGCTGAATCACGGACTCGACATCGCAGGCAATCCCATCGGCGCACCCACCTCCCTGCACATCGGTGTCGGCGTAAATCCGGGAGCGACGAACCTCGACCAGGAACTGCGCCGCCTTGATTGGAAGGTGGATGCCGGCGCAGAGTTTATCGTGACACAACCCGTTTTCGACCTCGACGTGTTTTTTTCCTTTGCGCGTCGCGTCGAACATCTCCACCTTCCCTTGATCGCCGGAGTCTGGCCCCTCGCGTCGCTGCGAAACGCCGAGTTCATGAATAATGAAGTGCCCGGATGCAGCGTGCCTGATTCCATCATGGCCCGTATGCGGGCACATCAGGATTCAAAGGAGGCGGGACGCGCCGAAGGTATCGCCATCGCGCGCGAAACGCTTGCACTCATGCGCCCCGCCATCGCGGGAGTGCAGATTTCCGCCCCCTTCGGGAGAGTGGACGCGGTGGTGGACATCCTGTCCTGATCATTTCAACCATCACCTGATACACCCTTTACAATTGCCTTGAAAATGTGTATGTTGGGTTCATGGCGTCGTTCGGATATCGTGAGCATAGCGAACCCACCGCGTTTATCAAGCTTCTTAAAAACCGGAAGCTCACGATACTCGTCGGTATCGCGAGTGTCGCCGTGCTGCTCGTGATGTTCAGCAACAAGGGATTGCTGCGGCGTGTGATGCTCGAGAGCGAATTGCGCGAGAAGGAAACACGCATCGCGGAGTTGCAGCAGGACCTCGCGACGCTCGAGAAGCGCAAGACGCTGCTGTTGCACGACCGCAAGACGATCGAACGTGTCGCGCGCGAAACGTACGGGATGATCCGTCCCGGAGAATTAGTGTATCGCGTCCGTCCCGCGGAGCCGCAGTCCGTCGAATGACCGTCATTGGTATCGACATCGGCGGCACGAGTATCAAGGGTGCTCTTGTCGATGCAGCATCGCGAAAGATTCTTTCGCAGACCGCGCAGCCGACATGTGCGGACGAAGGTCTCGATCGTGTTGTGGGCCAGATACACAAGGTTGTTGCGGCGCTGTTGGCATTGCCCGGCGGGGCGGAATCGCGGGGCATCGGCATAGGCGTGCCCGGCTCCGTCGACGTCGCGCGCGGACTCGTTCTGCATCCGCCGAATTTGCGCGGCTGGGAAGAGGTGCCCCTCGGCGCGCTCATCGCAGACGCTTGGGCGTTGCCCGTGTCGCTTGACAACGATGCGAACTGCGCCGCGCTTGGTGAAGCCACCTTCGGCGCGGGAAGCGGGATACGGGATTTTATCGCGCTGACCCTGGGTACCGGTGTCGGATCCGGCATCATTCTCGACGGCCGCATCCATCACGGCGCGCGCGGGTACGGCGGCGAATTCGGTCACATGACCATCGATTACAACGGGCCGATGTGCGGCTGCGGCAATTACGGCTGCGTGGAGGCGTATGTCGGCAATTCGTACATCGTCGCGCGCGCGCGCGCCGACATCGCGGCGCATCCCGAATCCGCGCTCTATGCCGTGGCGATGCAGCACCCCGAGGATGTGACACCAAAACTCATCGCCGAAGCGGCGCAGTCGGGAGATTCATGCGCCCAGCGGGTGCTGTACGATACGGGCGACAAGCTCGGCGTCGCCATTGCCTCCGCGGCGAATCTGCTCGATGTCACGACCTTCATCATCGGCGGCGGCGTGTCGGCGGCCGGCGCGCCGCTCTTCGACGGAATCATGTCGGGCGCCCGCACACGTGTCCTGCGTGTGCATCGCGACGATCTCCGCATCCTGCCCGCGGCTCTTGGAA
The sequence above is a segment of the Ignavibacteriota bacterium genome. Coding sequences within it:
- a CDS encoding septum formation initiator family protein; its protein translation is MASFGYREHSEPTAFIKLLKNRKLTILVGIASVAVLLVMFSNKGLLRRVMLESELREKETRIAELQQDLATLEKRKTLLLHDRKTIERVARETYGMIRPGELVYRVRPAEPQSVE
- a CDS encoding ROK family protein, yielding MTVIGIDIGGTSIKGALVDAASRKILSQTAQPTCADEGLDRVVGQIHKVVAALLALPGGAESRGIGIGVPGSVDVARGLVLHPPNLRGWEEVPLGALIADAWALPVSLDNDANCAALGEATFGAGSGIRDFIALTLGTGVGSGIILDGRIHHGARGYGGEFGHMTIDYNGPMCGCGNYGCVEAYVGNSYIVARARADIAAHPESALYAVAMQHPEDVTPKLIAEAAQSGDSCAQRVLYDTGDKLGVAIASAANLLDVTTFIIGGGVSAAGAPLFDGIMSGARTRVLRVHRDDLRILPAALGNDAGVLGAASLVLTAG
- a CDS encoding bifunctional homocysteine S-methyltransferase/methylenetetrahydrofolate reductase, giving the protein MPRKPFLSALESRVVLFDGGMGTELYNRGVFINKCFEELNLTNPGLVAQVHAEYRDAGADVIESNTYGASRHKLEAHGLLDRLYDINLAGARLAREAAGDEGYAAGSIGPLGLQIEPLGPLSREEAREMFKEQVRPLLEGGVDLFILETFIVHEELQQAVRAVRELCDLPIIAQMTINDDANALTGAEAEVMVGELEAVGADVIGVNCTVGPNVMLSWLERVRGLTELPISVMPNAGKPRNIDGRNMYLTSPEYLGEFAKRYIQAGANVIGGCCGTRPEHIRRMRDAVAVYSPMARTTRTELRGFEKPRDVEVTPLEEKSRLARRLNDKHFVTFVELLAPRGVSAEKEIESARKMYFYGVDVINIPDGPRASARMSALSLAVQIQREVGIETVLHYACRDRNVIGIQSDLLGAHALGLRNILAVTGDPPKLGNYPDATAVFDVDSIGLVNILARLNHGLDIAGNPIGAPTSLHIGVGVNPGATNLDQELRRLDWKVDAGAEFIVTQPVFDLDVFFSFARRVEHLHLPLIAGVWPLASLRNAEFMNNEVPGCSVPDSIMARMRAHQDSKEAGRAEGIAIARETLALMRPAIAGVQISAPFGRVDAVVDILS
- a CDS encoding KpsF/GutQ family sugar-phosphate isomerase codes for the protein MDHSNTIESGRTVVRIEARALATLERRIDDSFAAAVELIFASDGRVVVTGVGKSGLIARKIVATFNSTGTPAIFLHPADAIHGDLGMVRSEDVVIILSKSGNTEEIKNIYPLFKQIGVRIIAIVGATDSFLGSTADVVLDGSVEEEACPHDLAPTASTTVALALGDALAIALLEKREFTPEDFAFYHPGGNLGKRLLLRLAEIMLKGDAVPVVHENVPLGTAIIEMTSKRLGATCVVDDDGVLLGIITDGDLRRLLEKQSDVHNVVARDAMTRNPKTIMSQALASSALEIMEQYKITQLIVLDTRRQPVGIVHLHDLIQLGLKG